Genomic segment of Bicyclus anynana chromosome 18, ilBicAnyn1.1, whole genome shotgun sequence:
TCTTTTTCCTTATCTTTCTCTTTGTCTTTCTTGTGTTTCTTTCTTTCCTCCTTAGATTTGTCGCGgtccttgtgtttgtgtttgtcttttttcttcttttccTTCTTGTGTTTATGGTCAGATTCCTCTGTTTGGTTTTGGGGTGGATTTTGAGGTAGAGGGTTAACGTTAGGCGGTGGTTCGAATTGGGGGGGTGGAGCCATAGGTGCGATCGGTTGGGGTATTTGAACGGGGGGTTCGACTGGCTCCTTTTTAAATTCTTTCGGGGACTTTTTCTCTAAAGGTACAGTGATAGGAACAGGTTTTGCGAGACTCTCTTTGAGTAAGTTTGATACCAATGTGGGGTCTGTTTCGATTCCGTTAAGGGCCCTAATGGTTCCTTCCGGTTTTCTTTCCGGTACCCTCGTTTTGATGGCGTTTCCTTTTTGGGAGTCCCTCATGAGGTTTTCATATCCAGGGGTTTCGTCTATCTTTTTAACGAAAGGCACTAACTCCGGTTCAGAGTTAGAAGGCAGCCGGGGTCTCTTTTTAGGTGGTTCAACCACTTTGCCTGGTGGCGATGAAAAGGGGGACAAGATGGTGGGGGGTTGCATGTCTCGGACGACAGCTGTGGGGTCCGGCCGTTTTTTGTGCGGGCTCGGAGGCTTTTGTTCTGGGACTGGGGTGGGTTGGATGGGTACGGGGGGGTTTTGCGGCCTCGGCTCCGGTCTAGGCGCCGATCGCTGTGTAGGAACTTGAGGTGGGTTCGAGGGGGGCCTTCGCGGAACGGACGCCGAAGCGGACGCGGCCGCGGCGGACGCGGAAGGCGTGGACGCATTTTCAGGGGAGAACAAAGATGGCGGCCGCGTCCTTTGAGGGACTTCTGTCGGTGGTTGCGGGTGAGGGGCGCTTGTCGATGGGCCGGGTAGCTGTCTGTGGTGTCTGTGGTCATGCGGGGGTTTGTGGTGGGGAGGTTTGTGCGGCCAGGGATGGTGTGGCTTGTGATGTTGACTGGAAGTCGGCCTGTGGTGGGGTGGGGGTGGATTCGGCCTGGCATTAGGTTGCGGCACTCCGGGTCTCTGTTGCAAGGCCTGTTGGCGTCTCTCCCTCTCCTCTCGCCTTTCTCTCTCCTCCCTCTCCCGCTTCTCTCTGTAGAGGTTGTAGTCTATCTTCTGTAGCGGTTGCGGCGCCGGTTGCGCGGTCGTCGCGGGCACGTAGCCGCCCGGACCAGGTGGGAGTTGGCGCCGCCTTTCGCGTTCATATTCTAAGGGACAaaggtattattaaataaactagatttatgaataaaaacaacgaaaaatataatagaaatataattaaatgttgACATAGTACACTTtagtcccatacattttttttacaggacaatttatttaaatcggGTCACCTTAATGACTGTAAAATGTCGACTTTCTTCAATTAAGTATTGATTCTTGCCTTGAACTAGTTGGAAGGcataggatgataatgtttgactctgtaTCATTAACtatataatctaaatatataaaagtcaaAGGTGAccgactgacatagtgatctatcaacgcacagcccaaaccactggat
This window contains:
- the LOC112045933 gene encoding cyclin-T isoform X2 — protein: MAGGQEKWYFTKEQLQNSPSRKCCLDADKELAYRQQAANLIQDMGQRLQVSQLCINTAIVYMHRFYAFHSFTQFHRNAIAAAALFLAAKVEEQPRKLEYVIKVAHVCLHRGEGVNALTSEQYQEQAQDLVFNENVLLQTLGFDVAIDHPHTHVVRTCHLVKAPKDLAQTSYFMASNSLHLTTMCLQYRPTVVACFCIHLASKWSNWAIPQSHEGRHWFSYVDRSVTTELLERLTAEFLHIFDKCPSRLKRKMMTMSNSGSSPHSNAHPSGSAGVANSPFDKKHSLVNSDEIDKSFDKEYERERRRQLPPGPGGYVPATTAQPAPQPLQKIDYNLYREKREREERERREERERRQQALQQRPGVPQPNARPNPPPPHHRPTSSQHHKPHHPWPHKPPHHKPPHDHRHHRQLPGPSTSAPHPQPPTEVPQRTRPPSLFSPENASTPSASAAAASASASVPRRPPSNPPQVPTQRSAPRPEPRPQNPPVPIQPTPVPEQKPPSPHKKRPDPTAVVRDMQPPTILSPFSSPPGKVVEPPKKRPRLPSNSEPELVPFVKKIDETPGYENLMRDSQKGNAIKTRVPERKPEGTIRALNGIETDPTLVSNLLKESLAKPVPITVPLEKKSPKEFKKEPVEPPVQIPQPIAPMAPPPQFEPPPNVNPLPQNPPQNQTEESDHKHKKEKKKKDKHKHKDRDKSKEERKKHKKDKEKDKEKEKKVEQPAPPPPPIPTPTPDIDGALRITIPREKLSTSPGLKIKIPKERLAAPPPPPNSGLKIKISKEVLETSRKRTGVHEPGPPQKMTRHEAPPINKVDSLGNGHLGK